The Pongo pygmaeus isolate AG05252 chromosome 18, NHGRI_mPonPyg2-v2.0_pri, whole genome shotgun sequence DNA window GTGGGTTGGAGGGAGCCATCCTGAAGCTCAAGAGGCCAGTGAAATGACCAGGGCAGAGTCCAGGAGAAAGAGACAGGATGGAATAGGGATAGAGCCATCGGGGGGAGAGGGGGCAAATGTGAGCAGGATTTGGAAGGCTGGGTCATTTCCCTCACCTGGCCCCAGATGGTGGCCAAGGCAGAGTGGGCTGGGCGTTGTAACCACTGGGTACAAGACGATTCTGGAACCTCTGCGTGGGCATGCTGACTCTTGTATGGACAACAGCATCCACCTCTCAACCTCCCCAATCCATCCTCTCCCCGTGGCCAGGAGAGATTTTCTCGACCTCAGACTTGAGATCATcccctgtctccaaagaaaaacacagcgcaaggctgaggcgggcggatcacaagttcaggagatcgaggagatcctggctaacattgtgaaaccccatctctactaaaaatacaaaaaattagctgggcgtggtggcaggtgcctgtagtctcagctgctcaggaggctgaggcaggagaatggcatgaacctgggaggcagagcttgcagtgagctgagatcacgcgactgcactccagccagggtgacagagcgagagtccgtctcaaaaaaataaataaataaaagataatgacACTATTCTTAGAGGGCAATGAGGACTCAGCGCCCCCATTCCCCTAGATAATAAAATTATGGTATAATAGGGGATGCAAGGGGGCCTTTGGGACCACCCAAGCTGACGGGCAGGGCAGGCTTCTCAGGAGTGATGGCACGTCTATGACCAGTCTCGGGGCCCATCTGTGACATCACGTCCAGCTGTCCTACAGATGCACCCTctctgtgggaggcagagggctgcaAGGTGGGGCTGTGTGGCTGAGAGTGAGGCATGACTCTTTCATTTGTCCCCAGAAAATCACAAACACCTTGGCCTGCAGCTCCAGCTCCCCGGCTGAGATGGTGCAGTGCCTTCggcagaaggaaggagaagagctGGTCCTTAGCAAGAAGCTGGTATGGCCACCCTTTTGGGGATGGCGCCGGGCAATGGCACAGAAGGGGTTCTATCCATCCCTTGCAGGAGCAGAGGGGCAGTCTACTCCCAGGTGGGGCTGGGGACAGCAGCTCATGAGGGGAAGGGGCTGAGGGCTTGGAGACAGAAATGGAGGGCCATCTCCATCCCCACAGCAGGCCTGTCTTCTAGGAAAGAAACTGGAAGCATCCGTTGCCCTGATCTCCCGGTTCCCCCGACCCCCTTAGCCCTGGTGATCTCCATCTCTTCACCTTCCCTCCAGGCTCAGCCACTCAGGCCTGGGGCTTAGTGGCTCCTGGGGTCCTAGCCTTTGAGGCTTGGTCCTAACTTGGGAGCCTCCTGCATTGCTTTCTCCTGCAGAAAAGTACTATCTATCCTCTCACCGTTGATGGCACTGTCTTCCCCAAAAGCCccaaagaactcctgaaggagaAGCCCTTCCACTCGGTGCCCTTCCTCATGGGTGTCAACAACCATGAGTTCAGCTGGCTCATCCCCAGGGTGAGTTGCTCCTGCCCCTGTGCCCTTCAAGGCCCTGCCCCAGTCAGTACCTCCCACCCCAACATCAACACTACAGCCTTGTGAACTGAGTACTCCTGGTACTCCCATTTGATAAGTGAGAAAGCAGAGGCCCAGAAAGGTTtgagggacttgcccaaggtcacccagctttgttttgttgtgttgttgttgttgttttgttttgttttctgattttgtttgttgtttttttttagacagagtctccctctgtcacccacgctggagtgcagtggtgcgatctcagctcactgcaacctccacctcctgggttcaagagtttctcctgcctcagcctcccaagcagctgggattacaggcacatgccaccacacccggctaatttttgtatttttatagagatgaggtttcaccacgttggccaggctggtctcgaactcccgacctccagTAATtcgcctgctttggccttccgaagtgttgggattacaggcgtgggccacttcaataaagcaaatgttttcttttggggAACCAGGCTTTTGCACAAACTGGCCTTCTGGGCAGTGCTGATCTGGGCAGCATATTCCTGCCTTGGCGTCTGGTTTATACCTCAGGCTCTATGAGACTGGTTAGTGTGACTCTGTGCCAGAGCAGTTGACTAAGACTCTCAGGTTTTAGATATCAAGCCACCGGGGACCTCATGAGCCAAGTGCCTTCCAGTCCTTTCCAGGTGCATAGAACTTCCCACAAGAGCGTCAGCACTGTGCTTTCATCCCAAGCATCTTGTTTCTGTCATTCTTATTCTTCTATCCATCTTCACAGCAAtcgtttttttcacttttctttttttttttcatcttggcCCATTGCACACCCTAAGACAAAGCAAtccgtttttttgttgttgttgtttgtgtgtttttttgttttttgagacagagtctcgatccatcatccaggctgcagtgcagcagcGCCATCATGACTCACTACTGCCACAACCTCTCAGGCctgagcaatcctcccagcttcctgagtagctggggcctcagttctgtgccaccacactctgctaactttttttttttcccgtgtATAGgcaggtctccctctgttgcccaagctggtctagagcacctggcctgaagcaatcctcctgcctcaacctcccacagtgctgggattacaggcatgagccatagcacccaGCCAGGAACCACTTTTAATGGCTGCAAATCTTCCACAAATGGAGGGTCTCATTACATTGTTCTTTCATCTTGGCATTTGGGCaacttctagtttttttgttttgtttttgaggccgagtttcgctcttgttgcccaggctggagtgcaatggcgcaatcttagctcaccgcaccgcaacctctgccgcccgggttcaagtgattctcctgcctcagcctcctgagtagctgggattacaggcatctgccaccatgcctggctaatttttgtatttcttttcagtagagatggggtttctccatgttggtcaggctgatctagaactcctgaactcaggtgatccaccagccttggcctcccgaagtgctgggattacaggcatgaggccgCAACCAGCCCTGGCAACTTCTAGTTTTTACCACTGAGGCTAATAGCGCAGTGAATGTCTTCGTGTCCATAGCTTTTGTCCTCTGACTTAGCCCTTTGGAATCAATCCCCTAGTATTGGTCCCTTGGTATGTGAGAGAGAGGCTCATGCAATCTTGACACTCAAAGACATAGCttaagccgggtgcagtggctcatgcctgtaatcccagcactttgggaggctgaggtgggtgcatcacttgaagtcaggtgttcgagaccagcctagccaacatggtgaaaccccatctgtactaaaaatacaaaaattagctgggcgtggtggtgcatgcctataatcccagctactcaggaggctgaggcacgagaatcacttgaacccaggaggcagaggctgcagtgagctgagactgtgccactatactccagcctgggtgacagagtgagacactgtctcacaaAAGACAAAGCTTGTAAAAGTTTTCAGGTCAATGCCCTAGACTCTGGAAGGCAGCCTTAACCCCACACCATCAACTTACAGTTGTATGAGTGAAACCAAGGGAACCCCAACCTGGCTGTGCCCCAGGACCTGGGGAGATCTGCCTGGCGTGGAAGGCTGTGCCGAGGACTTGTTGCTGAGAATGTTTCTTAGAAGTTGGGTGACtcaggctgggcccggtggctcatgcctttaatcccagcactttgggaggccaaggcaggtgtatcactcgaggccaggagtttgagaccagcctggccaatatggcaaaaccccacctctactaaaaatacaaaaattagccaggcatggtggtgcatgtctgcagtcccagctactcgggaggctgaggcaggagaatagcttgaacccgggaggtggaggttgcagtgagctgagattgcgccactgcactccagcctgggcaacggaacgagtctctgtctcaaaaaaaaaaatgttgaagaaattCTTTCATTCTCTACAGTCGCCTTTAACCACTTGCCTGTTGTATTTGGGGCTGCTgtccccacccacaccccccacctcccaccaatTTGAGGTTTATCTTCTTGGGTCTGTGGACTTTTCGGCCCCATTTTGGCCAAGTGCTCCATGATGAGTTTCTGGCCTCAGGGCTGTGAACACTCTCTTGCCCAGGACTGGGAGTCGGGGTGAGCCAGTGGTCAGGCTCCACTGAGAGGGCCTTGGTGTCCACACAGGGCTGGGGTCTCCTGGATACAATGGAGCAGATGAGCCGGGAGGACATGCTGGCCATCTCAACACCCGTCTTGACCAGTCTGGTGAGACAAGAAGCAGGAGGGAGGAGGCTAGTGGGTATCCCATCCAACAGCACAGTCTCTGCCCCTACCTTCCGACACCCACAGCTACCCACCTACCACCAAGCCCTTTGTCTAACTGATCAATTTTACTTCCACTCCGGAATCTCCTTAGATATGAGCCAGTGTGGTTCTGAAAGGAaaaccattatcaccatcatcgtCAAGGTGAAACTGCCCGTTAATGAGCACATATTACGTGCCAGGGACTATGGTGTACTGAGCGCCGGGTGAGGGATTCATCTCCTTCAATCTTCActgaaactcttttttcttttcttttcttttcttttctttttttttttttttttttgaggcagagtcttgttctgtcgccgaggctggagtgcagtggcccgatttcggttcactgcaacatccaacTTCctcattcaagcgattctcctgcctcagcctcccgagtagctgggattacaggctcctgccaccatgcccggctaatttttgtatttagtagagacagggtttcaccatgttggccaggctggtctcacactcctgacctcaggtgattcacccgcctcggcctcccaaagtgctgggattgcaggcatggagccaccgcgcccggcactgCAACTCTTTACAGAGGAATTTTCACcagccccattttacacatgaggaaactgaggcttgaggtGTCATGGTGGGGAAGGAGCAGAGGCAGAGTTTAAGCCAGTTCTTTCTGACCCCAGAGCCTCAGCTGTCAGACGTGGAGCTAGATAGACCTGGGGCCAAATCCCAGCCCTGGGCACTTGCCCAGTTATCCTATCCCCTCTAAGCCCATCTCTTCATCTACACATGGGGATGATACTGCCCACTCTCCTGGGCTGTCGTAAGGAGACTAGACGTTGCATTTGAAGAGTCTACCTGGGATCTCAATACCAGGGGCTGTTCAATCTTTGTCCATTTCCCTTCGTTGGAAGCCCCAGAACCCTGCCCATTCACACAATCTCATCACTGCCCTCTGGAGCTGAGGGGAGCCCCTATCATTTCTGCTCTCACTTACTTCCCGATTAACTTCAACCGAGCACCTGCTTCCAGGCCAGACCCTTTGCTGGGGACTTCACATAGGCTGCCAGGCAGAGACTGACTTTCAGAGAGGTTTAGCCACCTGTCTGAGATCACACAGCCAAGCAGTGGTTGCAGAGCTAAGATTTGACTCCAAACCTGAGCTTATGCCAAActcccagggaggcagagaggcagCTGGCTGCCCCCTGGACCATGAGCCCTGGGACATGAGGGAAGCTATGCTGGAGAGTTTGGGGCTTCCTGGGAGGGTCTGCCACAGCTGTGCACCCTGAGCAGGCCTGAGCCTGGCCTCTTGCCCCAGGATGTGCCCCCTGAGATGATGCCCACCGTCATAGATGAATACCTAGGCAGCAACTCGGACGCACAAGCCAAATTCCTGGCGTTCCAGGAATTCATGGGTGACGTATTCATCAACGTTCCCACCTTCAGTTTTTCAAGATACCTTCGAGGTAAGCCTATCCCTGGCCACCTGCCCAACCCCTcccacttgggcccaggagcgGGGTCATCACAGGTGACATGGCATGATAGGGTGCTGGTTCCCCCGATGCCTTGCACCCCACACCCCACTGCCCCCCCCAAAACCCATCTTTCTCTGGGATGCAGTGTCATAGTAATGAGAGGTGTCTCCAGCAGGAAACTATGCAGAGGAGAAAAacccaggctcagagaggtacaATGACTCGCCAAAGGTCACCCAGCAGGGCCTATCAATAATTCTCAGGGATTCACTCAATTGGGTGATTTCATCCTCTTTCAGCACTTCTTGGGGGAAAGTCCTGCTTCCTTCAAGCCTAGTAGCTAATCCCTGACGCAGACCGGGAACAGTTCTAAGTTTTAAactttgtgatcttgggcaagataCCTAccccttctgtgcctcagtttcctcctttgtaaaatggaaataataatagaatcTAATCTATTAATTCTATTAATACAGAATCTAATCTATTGTGATGGGGATTCAATAAATGATGACACTGGTCAGGCGCGGTGGGTGGCTCAAGcttgtgatcccagtactttgggagaagcgggaggatcgcttgagcccaggagttcaagaccagcctgggcaacatattgaccCCAATCTctacacaaattttttaaaaattagccgggcatggtagtacccacctgtagtcccagatacttgggaagctgaagtgggaagatcacttgagcgcaggagtctcaggctgcagtgagctatgatcataccactgcactccagcccggtcgACAGCGAGACCatttcaaagattaaaataaaaatattaaattaaattaaaatgatgacACAAAGCACGCAGAATTG harbors:
- the CES3 gene encoding carboxylesterase 3 isoform X6; the protein is MTLSFVPRKSQTPWPAAPAPRLRWCSAFGRRKEKSWSLARSCPKELLKEKPFHSVPFLMGVNNHEFSWLIPRGWGLLDTMEQMSREDMLAISTPVLTSLDVPPEMMPTVIDEYLGSNSDAQAKFLAFQEFMGDVFINVPTFSFSRYLRDSGSPVFFYEFQHRPSSFAKIKPAWVKADHAAEGAFVFGGPFLMDESSRLAFPEATEEEKQLSLTMMAQWTHFARTGDPNSKGLPPWPRFNQAEQYLEINPVPRAGQKFRETRMQFWSETLPSKIQQWQQKQKNRKAQEDL